Genomic DNA from Cucumis melo cultivar AY chromosome 10, USDA_Cmelo_AY_1.0, whole genome shotgun sequence:
CAGCAGACGGCTCACcaattttagttatgattggttTATTTGGCAAAGTTTGAAGATTTAAATGATGAATTCTTCCATCAAgttaagagaatttttcaacctctatTTGGATAACTTTGGTAAGctaaagtaattaaattaataatttgttaatttagtTTTGGATCTAATTAGGgtttctttaaaagttcaattggctaatttttgaacatataatattggatttttcctcaatcaaggttgaattggtttcaactcCAATTTTTGTaggaagttaattaatttaggAGAATTTTTTATGATAActaattgctaattttattaattaagatactgaaattttattttatgattatgatcaAATTATTTGGAAAATTTTTACTCTCAGTTAGGGaatactttgtttggctaaaatctccaagCAAGAGATTCTCCAACTAGACATTCGACatataatttttcattatgcattgatgtagccaagatgcataatgtgttgatgttgatgactgatattatgttgatgatgatgactgatgaacgttgatgatgatgcatgatatattaatcacatgattaaggatgttatgattaatattcatgccatgttataatgtttatgatatgctacatgctatggatgagTATTATGTTATCTTTGTCTATTAGGGtcgtacccatatgggtgtccctcgggattaTTGTGTTTTTATAACTTTTTGGTTCGACGGGACCACTAGTCTGTAATGATATGTTATGTACATGAGTGGTCTGGCGGGGTCACTTACAGCACaattgtcttaagtgttccttcgggttcactgaagaccagtttgtcctagatgttccttcgggtcaccgaagaccagttttgtcctaggtgtttcttTGAGTTTACCAAAAACCAGATGTATTCCTATGGGCTCACTAGATTGCGTGTGTTCGGGAACacgccagtttaggggtactacCTTACAGAACCCtgatgggaagttaacagacacctagcggagCTAGTAGTGAATCaattactgagtatatgtttatactcacccttttccaTGTTAAATAttaaaggtaaaggtagagaaaagctggcgagcgacaaaaAGGGCTTGTGACTATACGAGGATTCAATTTTGCTTTCGCGTCTATATATTAgtgtttcaatattttgtttttaatgaaaagttATTCTTCCtattttcaaaaaagtgtctcttattattgtttctttttagtaatgatcTTAACTTAATATAAAGAGTTTGATCTTTACACATTTCTTTCAAGCTTGTTTTGGCAACAGACTGTATGTCAATTGTGTAAGGTTGTTATTAGATTTGGTAGTTTTGTtgtaacaaaaatatcattattttcaatctttcttatttttagaATCTTATATATAAATCTTTTTGATTGACCGTACAAATGGGTGCTTCTATACATGTTATTCGATTTATGTAACATCTCTTTCTTGTCCCTTATATTTCTGTCTAagctttttccctttttttcctTACATCTCTAAAGTTATTTTGTATCTAAAAAAATCTTTCTTATTCCTTACTCTCTCTGATATTTGTGTCCAAAATGTTAAACCAACATAATTATGTAATACTTTTTTTCTATTATGTTAcgggatagttgcaaatttatagcaattagattcaaaataggTGAATTTACATCATATAACAAAAGTTCTTAATATTTACTATCGTACAACAATTTAAAGAAAAGCCCATGAAGCCAATtactttttcataaattctttcatattattacttctccttCTTCGTATTTCCACTTCTTGTTTGCAATTTCTTTATTTCCTCTTCcacaatttctttcttcttcatttctcatcttctgttttttttcttggtacaagatctaaaTAATATTGGTATagaatctaaacgattgtgtactaatatctaaacgatctgtTGTCTATCCTAGATATAGACAGAGATATACTACTGTCACCAatatatcgtttagatttggtacaagatcatttagactaggtacaagggCACAAGATCGTTTAGGTTGGGTGTAAgagtacaagatcatttaggcTGGGTATtagtacaagattgtttagacttgctacatgattgtttagacttgtaatgagatcgtttagactaggtacaagatATCATTTAGACTTGAtacgagatcgtttagactgggtacaaaatcattttttcatgCATATGTGATTGAATCTTgagggtatttttgttatttcacggtgtgagcttttttctttttcaaaattgttctatacgatgtaaatatttttgtgttttgttttatttttgaaaaaaaactttcaaaatattagcatacataacaacattttaaaaaaattacaaatatagcaaaatctgtcaaagtctatcaatggtagaagtctatcactgtTTGACAAGGTTATAAATATTGGTTTATCAATAATGGATGATAAGCGTCTATCAACGTTCACTAGTAGACTTGGTTATGTTTgcaatttatttaaatattgttatatacttcATTATTATTTCGAAAATTGCTAtctattataatttttttttttacatataacCAAAACTTAAGATTGGGGCTTGGTAAATTGATTAGTTGTTTCTACATCTTTAGTGATTCTTAGAAAAATATTGcaattgaaataattttttattgattATTTACTTTAACTTTTTGATAAATGATTTTGTAGATAAAGTTTTAGgctaaattatatttaaaaaaaatgtcccTATGGACTAAAAAAATTCTCCTAAATTTTGAAaggtttaaaaaatattcttacACATCCAAAATTTGTTCAAAAGTACGTTATATGTTCTGACTCATATTAAGCAAGATTCTAAGAAGAAAGTTTTGTGGAGCAGCTTGATTGGTGCCTGCTTTCAATGTATTTGGGATGAAGAAAAGCCACCGGCCCACTCATACGAACTTCTTCTCAACCTCGCTAGTCATTAATCTAATCTCTTTTATAATCATCATCTAACTGATAGACTTTCCTCTCACCTATCTATTCTTTTGTGTTTGGTCTTGAGCTTTCGTGCTTCTTTTACGTTctactatttttcttttttatcgacaTATTTTTTGGATCGGAACATGATGAGAGCGTTAAGAGAGCATCAATCTAGTTGAGATATTCGGGTGCATCCATCAATCTCCTAATTTCTAGtactttttttcaaaataaaacttTGGACCAATAAGAGTATTTTAAAACTCTTTTAAGTTAAATGACATTTACGAAACTTTTCCGATagttaaaaagaatattttttaaataaaactttaacaAACTGCAAGGATATTTGAATTCTTTTAGAAAGTATAAGTAATATTTTCTAAACTTGTTTTAAAAGTTGAGAGATATTATTTACACAAACTAAAAGAACTCCTTtgcattttttatgttttaaccTAAGCTGTGAATATAGATTTCCAAAAAGTCCATTGTTTTGCTGCTTTTGATAAAAGGAAATTTCATTCCAATTCAAAATATTCTTCCCTTCAATTATTATAACCTCCAATGTATATTTAGATCGATTTATTGCACGTTTTTTTTTCCTTGGCATCTTGGCTGTCATAGATGCAGACAGATATTTTAGTCTCAAAAGATATTCAAAATGGAACTTGAGATTCTTTAtctataaattattaattttttttcaatgttaATAAAACATAAGTCAGTAATAATTGAGATATGTatattctcctttttttttttttttttttttttttgcatgatTTTTTTGCTGTGTTTGATGTAGAGTAGGTTTGTTCTACTTGCGGTGTTGCATCCGTTCATATCTTCATTCATCGATCCAATTGGGATATTCTTCATTATCAAGCAATTCTAATCTTTCTGTATTCCTTTCGGAATTTTCTTCGCTTGTAACAAATCTTTTCGGATTGAGAATCACCATTCCAATGAGTGTCCATATAGTCTATTTAATATTATGATTATTTAATGTTCTTATGCATCAATATCAATTAATGTCATTGTTGAACCCTCTCATTTACGAATATATTAACAAACAAcataaattttaattcttaattGAATGTGTGCCCTTTTAATCACTTCACTAAAAAAAGGATTTTAAATCATTCCTAATGTTTTGTGATATATGAAAGATATCCTAAGATAAGATCCTCAATGTTGCCAAAGCGACATAATATGTAGTAATTGACAAAAAGTTTTTAGTTTGAATCTCAAAACTATATTatactaaaagataaaataattatattttactttactaaaagataaaataattatattttactgttaagtttaataaattagtaatgaagtagtgaaaaaaaattatacttacgtataaaaaatatttatgataatAGAGCTTATAatactacattttctaaatagcaaaaatagtaaatttaaaagcAAATAGCCTTTTCATAAACCTTTGATACATCTAATTAATTgcaaactatttttttctaaatttgtttaGGATGAAATTTCCATTTAAGAAAATGGGGCATTCAAATTTATacattaaaaattattaaatcttAGGACATAAATGGTGTCATTGACCAAAAGAAATGAAAGTTAGTGATTTTAGATAAGTTCTATATCTAATCTTCCTattactaaaaataataataattaataaaataaagtaatctTCATAATTAGAATATTATGGAAGATTCAGACCTCTCTTGATCAGTAACAAATCATATTTGTCTGTTCAATGTTCGTGTTTGGGCTATTTCAATAGTCGTTTTCCTAGTTTTGTTTTACATGCTCAATTTGAAAACAATTTCGGAGTTTGAACCAATATAAAAAGTTCAGCGTATATGTATAGTTTTAGAAACTCATATATGTACTTGAAATCTAGTTCAAAATTCAGATGAAACCAAAACAATAAAATTGTCAGGAAGCGAGCATAAATTATAGAAATGAATACCAAAAAGTGACATCGTTTTCAAATAAggcaaacaaaaaaaaacacatCCTTAGATTTGAAGCTTATGTTTTAGGATATAAACACAGTCAACAAACACCAAACTTCCCAAAGATACACCACATCAACCTTTTGTAATGTTAAAGTTAGAAaccaaatcaaacaaaaataacCTAACcctcaaaataaaataactaaatgTTATAATCTAATAGACATCACTAATAGactaatattttgctatattatgaaaatatttcaaCTAGTTTTTCCGGTTATTATTAAAAGAATAAAGACTATCTTTGTCTtctattaatatattatttgaaATTACACTATTGGACAAACTTTCCATGTGAAATAGAACATTTTCATTCTTTATTTACTTTTAGGAATTTAAAGTTTTAACTCCTTGTCTGCTCCTATGATGAACCAACAGAAAAGGCTTGAAATTGTGAACCCCTTATGTTGTTACCTTAGTGGGGAAAAAGTGCTTTCATTTTAAGTCATACATGAGTGTACCTAATGAAAAAAAAGGTAACATCAACCAATTAATTGATCAGATATTTTCATATAAAGTGATTCCCTATCAGAGTCAAAagcataaaataaaaaataagaataacaaaataattaaaaaattgttttcttttagCTAAAGATTTTACCTGCAAGTTGCATTTCAAAATCTAGTTGATTAACAGCAAGAAAAATTGACCATCAAACCAACACCACACTACTCCATGTTCTTCAACCAAGCTTATCTTTTCAGCATAAATACCTGCCAAGAAAATCTTCATCAATAGATAAAGTATGTGATATAAGATCGCGATGGACTTACGATACACGTAACGTTCCAACCATGAAACACATAGTGAATGGTGTATCAGATTACAAATATAGTATAACAGTATCGTTAATCTAGTTAACAGCTTAAGATGTATCTACCAGTGATAATATCAAAGTTGATCGATCATCAATTAAGTAACAAGATTTTACAAAGAGAGAAATGAAATAGTTACAAGAAATACTAATGTATACATTAAGGCTACATAAAGAGTGTTGGAAACAATTGATCCAACAAAGTTTGAACATTAATTGACAACTTAGAACAACTATGTATGTGGAAATATTATTTAAGACGTGGAACTTTTGAAACTTGAATAGTCAAAGCCCTTGAAGTTTGTCCAGATAATAACAGACCGTGGTAAGAATCAGTAGCTtacatcttcttttcttttaacttacaAAACATCATATAAAATTCATTCTTCTCATAAGTTCTGCATCATATATGATCGTTGCTCTTAGCTTGCCACATTAGCGCTGCTGCCCGTTATAGGACTCGAGAAATTTGCACCGTTGGATTCTGTTGCAGCACACTCAGGATATTTCTTGCTAAGATTGTATGGAGCAGAGCTCATCACCCTATATGTCCATGAAAGTGCAGTACAATTAGACATTGAGGATCAACATGTTTATACAAATTTGATCACACAATAAGCAGGACTTTGGTTCTACATTTTCTTTGATGACGTTCTTTTTGGTCACAAAATAGTATAATGACTTACCTCTCCTTGCGCTTCTCTAAAAATCGAGCTAAGGATGCTTTGCGAGCCTGTGGAACGGCTGTAGAAGGAAACAGAGAACGAAATATAAGCTGCAACTCAAGAAACTTTCAACCTATTATGCTATCATCTATCAAGAATGCTTATTCACAAATCATAGAATATCGAGAGTTATTGAGAATCGTTGGCTTAAAACAGACACGATTAAAGTATGCAAACGAATGGCAAAGTATGTCAGaggaataaaaagaataaaatatggtCACTCCTGTAGGAGTATTACATACCAGATGGCATCATAGCACTAGCAGTGACAGATACACCCGGGTTGGCAATTCTTTGAGGCTCTACTTTGCTGATAGGAGTTGTGGGAACTCCATTGGTTTTACCTCCTCTCAACTCATCAGTGCAGCTCGACCCGCTTGCAGACTGGGTGCCTGTGTGAGAAGAAACAGACAATGGGCTAGAGAGAGCAGGGCAAGGCAAGGCACTTACGGGCTGATTCATAGGAGCAGCATCACTTGCTGCAGCCATTTTTGCACCCATTGCATGAGCTTGAGCTTTTGAATGTGAAATGTTGGAGATGGCAGCCCCAGCCCCAGCTAAGAACATTATAGCCTGAGCCTGCAAAAGAGTTCCATGCTACTTCAAAAGGGGGGAAGTTATATCATTTGGGTTCattcttcctctttttctctcttttaaacTGACCAAGTGGTAATCAAATACCTTTTCAGGGGTAATGTCATTGTAGACGTTGACGGTACCACCATAAAAAATAGTCAATTGGTTTGGAGAACCTCCAGTAGGTTTCATGCTGTTCCTGAACACAGGATTTCAAAAAGATGTTCAAATTGCATTCAGTTCTAGAAGTAAAATGCTCAATGTACTGGAGAAAAGAAGTTGAAAGGTAAAAGTTGAAGAGTGTTACCATGGTTCAGTAATCCCGACAACAGAACCAAATGGCGGGAAAAATGAGTTTGAAGCAGTCGAAACAGGTACTCCTCCAAGTGGTTGTTTGAGGATAGGACCAGCCATCTGACCAGGAAGAGCAAAAGGGTTCTTCAAGGATGGATTGCCTAAAGAAACAGATATACCTTGATTTTGAACTGAAAATAGTTTTGCTTCATGAGGACGATGAATCGAATACAAATCAGGTTGCATAGGATAAGCTGCCAGGGAAAAATGAGGACCACCTTGCCTATCGTGATTGAACGTTTTCTAGATTGAAAATGTTGAAGATACGGAGACAGAGATACAAACATATCAGCCCAAACAAAAGCAAGCCATACGTTTCAGTAAAGGCAAAGACATTTGTTTATCCTCTTTAAACATTATAATTTGATGTTTTCGCACACAATCTCGACGAAATTGGGTTTATGAAACCTGGAGTCGAGAGATCTGAATTAGCATAATCTATCTTATGACTAGACAAAGGAATAAATCGTAAAAATCCAGGTTTAGGTAACCTATCTCAAATTGTATGGATATTTTTTTATGCTTGGGATTATGTAGTCCACACGGTTAACAAACACATGGCCACAGACAAGAAGACTCACACACCAAATATAGGATTGACTTCTCAACCTAAGCCTCAGCTAACACAAACCTAATCCATGAGTCGAACATCTCCTATCAGTTTTCAAAATCTAGCTGCAGTTTCTGCACTGAACAACCTTCAAAATAATTTCTCACATCTAGCTCTAACTCCAAGTAGGTATATACGCAAGACAGTATACCTCTGTCCTCTAGTTTACAACAAGTTCATATATCAAGATAGAATAGAAGAACAAATATCATACCTGGATTTCTGCTGCTCTTCGTTGATCTGAAGTAGCCCCGACTGGATCAGAACCGAGCTTTGAAGTCTTGTCGTCTGCAGAAATCTTGAAAGGTATCAGATGAGGAAGAGCAGAGGCCTTGTTAGAGGACCATGGAACACCAGAGCTTTTAGTATAccctaaaagaaaaaactccCATGAAGATCAATCAAATTACCAGACTATAATACGAGATTACCTTGACTAACAACTACACATGAAATTAGAGAATTTCAAAAGTCTATAGctccaaaaaaaagaaagcatacGAAACCCCCAATTTTCTTCGAAGAAAAAGAGATTCCAAACTGAAATTAAGAGAGTATTTTGTCATCCAACAAAATTCAACCAATCTATGGTAAACACCCAGTCAGCCACCatcttcaataaaaaaaataaaagtggGAATTCACTCTGATTCCCAAAAAAAACCATCTCCAACGAAAGAaacttcattaaaaaaaaaaatccaaacaCCAAGATACAACCAGCCATAAACAGAGGATACCAAGACAGAAAACATGAAAGTAACCAAACCCCAAAAAAGTTTCAATAAGTTGAAGAAGGAAcggaaaaatcaaagaaaaaaaaatggaattgGAAGAAAAATTACCAGAATCTTGCGCTCCATCGTTGTCAATCTCCTGTTTCACCACAGCCAATGGCTCCTTAGAGCTCAAACCCAAGAAATCCATCTCCATTTGAGACCAAAAAGCGGACGGCAacacaaaattgaaacaaaaaaaggACCGAAGAGGAGAAAATCTGAAACAAAGGGCGGGCAAAAGAGAAGaaatgaagaggaagaagagcaGCAAAGAAAAAAAGCAGAGAAGAGAAGAGTATTTGGATCTTGGCCGTCATTGAAATTTAAGCATGTTTATGAATTAGCCGGAAGAGTTTACCTATA
This window encodes:
- the LOC103491922 gene encoding protein TIFY 6B-like isoform X2 — encoded protein: MEMDFLGLSSKEPLAVVKQEIDNDGAQDSGYTKSSGVPWSSNKASALPHLIPFKISADDKTSKLGSDPVGATSDQRRAAEIQKTFNHDRQGGPHFSLAAYPMQPDLYSIHRPHEAKLFSVQNQGISVSLGNPSLKNPFALPGQMAGPILKQPLGGVPVSTASNSFFPPFGSVVGITEPCMKPTGGSPNQLTIFYGGTVNVYNDITPEKAQAIMFLAGAGAAISNISHSKAQAHAMGAKMAAASDAAPMNQPVSALPCPALSSPLSVSSHTGTQSASGSSCTDELRGGKTNGVPTTPISKVEPQRIANPGVSVTASAMMPSAVPQARKASLARFLEKRKERVMSSAPYNLSKKYPECAATESNGANFSSPITGSSANVAS
- the LOC103491922 gene encoding protein TIFY 6B-like isoform X6, whose product is MEMDFLGLSSKEPLAVVKQEIDNDGAQDSGYTKSSGVPWSSNKASALPHLIPFKISADDKTSKLGSDPVGATSDQRRAAEIQMAGPILKQPLGGVPVSTASNSFFPPFGSVVGITEPCMKPTGGSPNQLTIFYGGTVNVYNDITPEKAQAIMFLAGAGAAISNISHSKAQAHAMGAKMAAASDAAPMNQPVSALPCPALSSPLSVSSHTGTQSASGSSCTDELRGGKTNGVPTTPISKVEPQRIANPGVSVTASAMMPSAVPQARKASLARFLEKRKERVMSSAPYNLSKKYPECAATESNGANFSSPITGSSANVAS
- the LOC103491922 gene encoding protein TIFY 6B-like isoform X1 → MEMDFLGLSSKEPLAVVKQEIDNDGAQDSGYTKSSGVPWSSNKASALPHLIPFKISADDKTSKLGSDPVGATSDQRRAAEIQKTFNHDRQGGPHFSLAAYPMQPDLYSIHRPHEAKLFSVQNQGISVSLGNPSLKNPFALPGQMAGPILKQPLGGVPVSTASNSFFPPFGSVVGITEPWNSMKPTGGSPNQLTIFYGGTVNVYNDITPEKAQAIMFLAGAGAAISNISHSKAQAHAMGAKMAAASDAAPMNQPVSALPCPALSSPLSVSSHTGTQSASGSSCTDELRGGKTNGVPTTPISKVEPQRIANPGVSVTASAMMPSAVPQARKASLARFLEKRKERVMSSAPYNLSKKYPECAATESNGANFSSPITGSSANVAS
- the LOC103491922 gene encoding protein TIFY 6B-like isoform X4, translated to MEMDFLGLSSKEPLAVVKQEIDNDGAQDSDDKTSKLGSDPVGATSDQRRAAEIQKTFNHDRQGGPHFSLAAYPMQPDLYSIHRPHEAKLFSVQNQGISVSLGNPSLKNPFALPGQMAGPILKQPLGGVPVSTASNSFFPPFGSVVGITEPCMKPTGGSPNQLTIFYGGTVNVYNDITPEKAQAIMFLAGAGAAISNISHSKAQAHAMGAKMAAASDAAPMNQPVSALPCPALSSPLSVSSHTGTQSASGSSCTDELRGGKTNGVPTTPISKVEPQRIANPGVSVTASAMMPSAVPQARKASLARFLEKRKERVMSSAPYNLSKKYPECAATESNGANFSSPITGSSANVAS
- the LOC103491922 gene encoding protein TIFY 6B-like isoform X3, which encodes MEMDFLGLSSKEPLAVVKQEIDNDGAQDSDDKTSKLGSDPVGATSDQRRAAEIQKTFNHDRQGGPHFSLAAYPMQPDLYSIHRPHEAKLFSVQNQGISVSLGNPSLKNPFALPGQMAGPILKQPLGGVPVSTASNSFFPPFGSVVGITEPWNSMKPTGGSPNQLTIFYGGTVNVYNDITPEKAQAIMFLAGAGAAISNISHSKAQAHAMGAKMAAASDAAPMNQPVSALPCPALSSPLSVSSHTGTQSASGSSCTDELRGGKTNGVPTTPISKVEPQRIANPGVSVTASAMMPSAVPQARKASLARFLEKRKERVMSSAPYNLSKKYPECAATESNGANFSSPITGSSANVAS
- the LOC103491922 gene encoding protein TIFY 6B-like isoform X5, translating into MEMDFLGLSSKEPLAVVKQEIDNDGAQDSGYTKSSGVPWSSNKASALPHLIPFKISADDKTSKLGSDPVGATSDQRRAAEIQMAGPILKQPLGGVPVSTASNSFFPPFGSVVGITEPWNSMKPTGGSPNQLTIFYGGTVNVYNDITPEKAQAIMFLAGAGAAISNISHSKAQAHAMGAKMAAASDAAPMNQPVSALPCPALSSPLSVSSHTGTQSASGSSCTDELRGGKTNGVPTTPISKVEPQRIANPGVSVTASAMMPSAVPQARKASLARFLEKRKERVMSSAPYNLSKKYPECAATESNGANFSSPITGSSANVAS